The following are encoded in a window of Methanococcus voltae genomic DNA:
- a CDS encoding ADP-ribosylglycohydrolase family protein gives MVDKSQAYEDKFKGCIIGLSIGDALGMPVEWFTRSQIEEMGGISGYIDPINKFKGVLKAGDYTDDTEQTLALANAFDKNGYNEDKFIENLLYWYNHNPIGIGPTSSKALENLSKGIKNGMPSETCGSAMRTAPLGLFYFDNLSKLVEKSISVTKLTHNNPNAIAGALSISFVVSKCLVHGIAHNTYDKYRFEKGGSDDGLVAIDKLRDVYEKDVGAFLNKDLEENDISQYEHPEASHSTYSKIIEYNKNIINKKRMEKGYDPILFIGERDIKRPFEYPEFKQTIEDCSHLLIDTSIEFSEKIIDILEICENAHNNNYDKKVIVEGYDKLGTGINAIEAVPSAIFSFMISNSFESSLLNSINAGGDTDSIGSMCGALAGTYYGFNAIPKKWIDELSNHEHIINTSINLYNLKVMD, from the coding sequence ATGGTGGACAAATCCCAAGCATACGAAGATAAATTTAAAGGCTGTATCATTGGATTATCGATAGGTGATGCTTTAGGTATGCCTGTAGAATGGTTTACAAGGTCACAGATTGAAGAAATGGGGGGAATAAGCGGATATATCGACCCCATAAATAAATTTAAAGGTGTATTAAAAGCAGGCGACTATACTGACGATACCGAGCAGACTTTAGCACTTGCGAATGCTTTTGATAAGAATGGATATAATGAAGATAAATTTATTGAAAATTTGCTCTATTGGTACAACCACAATCCCATAGGTATTGGACCTACGAGTAGCAAAGCACTTGAAAATTTGTCAAAAGGGATTAAAAATGGAATGCCCTCTGAAACTTGTGGTTCTGCCATGCGAACAGCTCCATTGGGTTTATTTTATTTTGATAATTTAAGTAAATTAGTTGAAAAAAGTATTTCAGTCACGAAACTAACTCATAATAATCCTAATGCAATAGCAGGAGCTCTTTCCATTTCGTTCGTGGTTTCAAAGTGCTTAGTGCATGGTATTGCACACAATACCTATGATAAATATAGATTTGAGAAGGGCGGGTCTGATGATGGTTTAGTTGCTATTGATAAATTGCGGGACGTCTACGAAAAAGACGTGGGAGCCTTTTTAAATAAGGATTTAGAAGAAAATGACATCTCACAATATGAACATCCTGAGGCTAGTCATTCCACATATTCTAAAATTATAGAATATAATAAAAATATAATTAATAAAAAACGTATGGAAAAAGGGTATGACCCAATATTATTTATCGGAGAAAGGGACATTAAAAGACCGTTTGAATACCCCGAATTTAAGCAAACAATTGAAGATTGTAGTCATTTATTAATCGATACCTCGATTGAATTTTCTGAAAAAATCATTGATATCTTAGAAATTTGTGAAAATGCTCACAATAACAATTATGATAAAAAAGTTATAGTGGAAGGTTATGATAAATTAGGTACTGGAATTAACGCTATTGAAGCAGTACCTTCTGCAATATTCTCCTTTATGATAAGCAATAGTTTTGAATCATCTTTATTAAATTCAATAAATGCAGGCGGAGATACTGATAGTATAGGCAGTATGTGTGGAGCACTTGCAGGTACCTATTACGGATTTAATGCAATTCCTAAAAAATGGATAGATGAACTATCAAATCACGAACATATAATAAATACATCGATTAATTTGTATAACTTAAAAGTTATGGATTAA
- a CDS encoding DHH family phosphoesterase, giving the protein MIKDCKICGGTGKKVIKYDICPDCDGTGYQEEFETKKHFKGVSKNSKYDFDDAEIPCSKCEGTGKVPVYGLCEFCEGTGKIVACDECGVEIGKYPDDSNKKLCKNCQKSQKDDQENKKVVYVLDDFITMEDLEEGKFYKGKVSRAEKYGVFIQLNEKVRGLLRFREVVGRKNSDFKIGDEVVVQLSELKLSKREVDFRYIPTAGYELKKFEKHYDLIPIAQIFENGLENMKDKVIKIRGEVIQAVQTPGPTVFTVTDGTEVGWVAAFESAGVRANPEVELGSIIEVVGSVGVRDGKLQIERMMLSLLEGDEETAVKESIEQQLDRKSEAKSDIKFLVESPILEKLRPKMADVAKRIRRAMLDGRPIILRHHADTDGYSGGIALEKAILPVLNEFSLDSGAQWHYYRRSPSKAPFYELEDVTKDIIFSLEDYIRFGQKMPLVILVDNGSTNEDIPAISEIKAYDVEVVVVDHHYPGEVVDGRAEIDDYIDAHVNPYLVGGDSNLTAGALATEVARMINDDVTDIIKHLPGVAMVGDHASGEEVKQYIKLALETLTENSKIASAKEFTLEDLQKIALCMDFEAFYLKFMSGTGIVDDILAINKEEFARHERLINILYHRAMKMVDRQMKSVIPAIKTRELSNGILLNVIDVEKYAHKFTFPAPGKTCGFAHDSIVQEHGEEKPIVTLAYGPDFGVVRATDAVSETFSFNLNLIVTQLMEEIPESSLDGGGHECAGSLKFVEGLRSKVLDRFFEIVESMK; this is encoded by the coding sequence ATGATAAAAGATTGCAAAATATGTGGCGGTACCGGTAAAAAGGTTATAAAATACGACATATGCCCCGATTGTGACGGGACCGGTTACCAGGAAGAATTTGAGACCAAAAAACACTTTAAAGGCGTATCAAAAAATTCAAAATATGATTTTGATGATGCAGAAATACCTTGTTCAAAGTGTGAAGGGACCGGAAAAGTGCCAGTTTATGGATTATGTGAATTTTGTGAAGGAACTGGCAAAATTGTAGCATGTGATGAATGCGGGGTTGAAATAGGAAAATATCCTGACGATTCAAATAAAAAATTATGCAAAAACTGCCAGAAATCTCAAAAGGATGACCAAGAAAATAAAAAGGTAGTTTATGTTTTAGATGATTTTATAACTATGGAAGACCTTGAAGAAGGTAAGTTTTACAAGGGTAAAGTTTCAAGAGCTGAAAAATACGGGGTTTTTATTCAATTAAATGAAAAAGTTAGGGGATTATTGAGATTTAGAGAAGTTGTAGGTAGGAAAAACAGCGACTTTAAAATCGGTGATGAAGTAGTTGTACAGCTTTCAGAATTGAAACTTAGTAAAAGAGAAGTAGACTTTAGGTACATTCCAACAGCAGGTTATGAACTCAAGAAATTCGAAAAGCACTATGATTTAATACCTATCGCTCAAATATTCGAGAATGGTCTCGAAAATATGAAAGATAAAGTAATTAAAATCAGAGGGGAAGTTATCCAGGCAGTACAAACTCCAGGACCTACCGTATTCACTGTTACAGATGGTACTGAAGTAGGATGGGTTGCAGCTTTCGAAAGCGCAGGTGTAAGAGCTAATCCTGAAGTTGAACTCGGTTCAATCATCGAAGTGGTTGGTTCAGTTGGCGTGAGAGATGGAAAACTCCAAATCGAAAGAATGATGTTATCTTTACTCGAAGGAGACGAAGAAACCGCTGTAAAAGAGTCTATCGAACAACAGTTAGATAGGAAGTCAGAAGCTAAAAGTGACATCAAATTTTTAGTGGAAAGCCCAATCCTTGAAAAATTAAGACCTAAAATGGCAGATGTTGCCAAAAGAATTAGGCGTGCAATGTTGGATGGCAGACCTATCATATTAAGACATCACGCTGATACAGATGGTTATTCAGGAGGTATTGCCTTAGAAAAAGCAATTTTACCAGTATTGAATGAATTCTCATTAGATTCTGGAGCACAATGGCACTACTATAGAAGAAGTCCTTCAAAAGCACCTTTCTACGAATTAGAAGATGTAACAAAGGATATTATATTTTCATTAGAGGATTACATAAGATTTGGTCAAAAGATGCCTTTAGTAATACTCGTAGATAATGGAAGTACAAACGAAGATATACCTGCTATTTCAGAAATTAAAGCTTACGACGTTGAGGTTGTAGTTGTAGACCACCACTACCCTGGCGAAGTAGTTGACGGAAGAGCAGAAATTGATGATTACATCGATGCACACGTAAACCCTTACTTAGTTGGTGGAGACAGCAATTTAACAGCCGGTGCACTTGCGACAGAAGTGGCAAGAATGATAAATGACGATGTAACCGATATAATTAAACACTTACCTGGTGTAGCAATGGTTGGTGACCACGCAAGTGGTGAAGAAGTAAAACAATACATAAAACTAGCTTTAGAAACCTTAACTGAAAACAGTAAGATCGCTTCAGCTAAAGAATTCACACTCGAAGATTTACAAAAAATAGCACTTTGTATGGACTTCGAAGCATTTTACTTAAAATTCATGTCTGGAACTGGAATTGTGGATGACATACTCGCAATAAATAAGGAAGAATTTGCAAGACATGAGCGATTAATCAACATATTATACCATAGGGCTATGAAAATGGTTGACAGACAAATGAAAAGCGTTATACCAGCCATTAAAACAAGGGAACTTTCAAACGGTATTTTATTAAACGTTATTGACGTAGAAAAATACGCACACAAGTTTACATTCCCAGCACCTGGTAAAACATGTGGTTTTGCACACGATAGTATCGTACAAGAACACGGCGAAGAAAAACCAATCGTTACTCTCGCATACGGTCCAGATTTCGGTGTAGTAAGAGCAACAGACGCAGTAAGTGAAACATTTAGCTTCAACTTGAATTTGATTGTAACACAGTTAATGGAAGAAATACCTGAATCTTCACTTGATGGTGGAGGACACGAATGTGCAGGAAGTCTTAAATTCGTTGAAGGACTTAGAAGCAAGGTATTGGATAGATTCTTTGAAATTGTAGAATCAATGAAATAA
- a CDS encoding helicase HerA domain-containing protein: MNQNNAEINNLKILGYTIGETSSYALQMISSDVPEIGQYVSIYNEGTEVLGMIENVVRGNLITNELKEYGAVTNIKEFESEDEIYTISSIKILGDTKNMQIPRRPPKPLTEIYKTSKVTLDKVFSNGKLEIGKLISSDIGVSLDVNKLCSRHLAVLAITGQGKSNTISVLLEQFKKLNATIIVFDMHREYLEMESYSTDLKINPIKPKINIYNMHPDSLMNLAGVDPAASIQRSFGRRAILGLNKEHEEVEFNSVEEYINTIITRIEIYADMDEYKNKLDSLITLKMRFEDLLAYKSKITAINYNPISGIKENRINIVDISELDEESTDLIISYFSKEILKDRKKSFWSTKTANPIFIIYEEAHLIVPQNRPTKSKVPISRIAREGRKFGVGICLVSQRPKTLDQEALSQCNNFIISKIIEPKDQRYIQQASESLSEDLIAQLPSLNVGEAIVLGPCLKIPALIKVNRFNGIYGGEDVMFDELWEKSENDLSNKTLGKSIFEDEEDEL; encoded by the coding sequence ATGAATCAAAATAATGCAGAAATTAATAATTTAAAAATTTTGGGATATACAATAGGCGAAACGTCTTCCTACGCATTACAAATGATTTCATCCGATGTTCCAGAAATAGGGCAGTATGTATCAATATATAATGAAGGAACAGAAGTATTGGGAATGATTGAAAATGTAGTTCGTGGAAATTTGATTACTAACGAATTAAAAGAATATGGGGCAGTTACTAATATAAAAGAGTTTGAAAGCGAAGATGAAATTTACACAATTTCATCAATAAAAATTTTGGGCGATACTAAGAATATGCAAATACCAAGACGACCCCCAAAGCCATTAACCGAGATATACAAGACTTCTAAAGTAACACTTGATAAAGTATTTTCCAATGGCAAATTAGAAATTGGAAAATTGATATCATCAGATATAGGTGTTTCCTTAGATGTAAATAAATTATGCTCTAGACATTTGGCAGTTTTAGCGATAACAGGGCAAGGTAAATCAAATACGATTTCAGTTTTATTGGAACAGTTTAAAAAACTGAATGCCACAATAATAGTTTTTGATATGCACCGTGAATATTTGGAAATGGAAAGTTACAGCACCGATTTAAAAATAAATCCAATTAAACCAAAAATAAATATTTACAATATGCACCCTGATTCACTTATGAATTTAGCGGGTGTAGACCCTGCAGCATCTATTCAAAGGTCATTTGGTAGACGTGCAATACTTGGTTTAAATAAAGAACACGAAGAAGTTGAATTTAATAGCGTAGAAGAGTATATAAATACCATAATAACTAGAATAGAAATTTACGCAGATATGGATGAATATAAAAACAAATTAGATAGTTTAATAACATTAAAAATGAGATTTGAAGATTTATTAGCGTATAAATCAAAAATTACTGCAATAAACTACAATCCTATTTCAGGCATTAAAGAAAATAGAATTAACATTGTGGACATTAGCGAACTTGATGAAGAAAGTACGGATTTAATAATATCTTATTTCTCAAAAGAAATATTAAAAGACAGGAAAAAGTCATTTTGGAGCACAAAAACTGCAAATCCGATATTTATAATATATGAAGAGGCGCATTTGATAGTGCCTCAAAATAGACCTACAAAATCAAAAGTGCCCATTTCTAGAATTGCTAGGGAAGGTAGGAAGTTTGGCGTCGGTATTTGCCTTGTTTCTCAGCGTCCTAAGACATTAGACCAAGAGGCACTTTCACAGTGTAATAATTTCATAATCTCAAAGATAATTGAACCAAAAGACCAAAGATACATCCAACAGGCTTCCGAAAGTCTAAGTGAAGATTTAATTGCACAGTTACCTTCTTTAAACGTTGGTGAAGCTATTGTATTAGGTCCTTGCCTTAAAATACCTGCACTTATAAAAGTAAACCGTTTTAATGGAATTTACGGCGGTGAGGACGTAATGTTTGATGAATTATGGGAAAAAAGTGAAAATGATTTATCAAATAAAACTTTGGGAAAAAGTATTTTTGAAGATGAAGAGGATGAATTATAA
- a CDS encoding lysine exporter LysO family protein → MIKSQFTSKNSTLKKITNKLSFTHIMLLALIIGYAVGKYTTMDFANTYELMLYLMVFLIGIDLAKSDGLKSIRHVGKMGLLLPAISIFGAFVSAIIAIPLLGIPLKYSMAISMSLGWYSLAGPTIVTYSTEFGLIAFLMNFMREIFTMVGYPLVIKKFPKDSAITLGGATSMDSTMPVVAKFGGNEYTMLSFVHGVILSALVPFILPLILMLPI, encoded by the coding sequence ATGATAAAATCACAATTCACGTCTAAAAATTCAACTCTAAAGAAAATAACAAATAAATTGTCATTTACTCATATTATGTTATTGGCTTTAATCATAGGGTATGCGGTAGGCAAATACACGACAATGGATTTTGCAAATACCTACGAGTTAATGCTCTATCTTATGGTATTTTTAATTGGAATAGACTTAGCAAAAAGTGATGGCTTAAAAAGTATAAGACATGTGGGTAAAATGGGCTTATTATTACCTGCAATATCAATATTTGGTGCATTTGTATCAGCAATAATTGCAATACCACTTTTAGGCATTCCTTTAAAGTACAGTATGGCCATATCTATGAGTTTGGGCTGGTACAGTTTAGCTGGACCTACAATAGTAACTTACTCAACAGAATTTGGACTTATTGCATTTTTAATGAATTTTATGAGGGAAATATTTACTATGGTAGGTTACCCGCTAGTCATAAAAAAATTTCCAAAGGATAGTGCTATAACATTGGGCGGTGCAACTTCAATGGACTCAACAATGCCCGTAGTGGCTAAATTTGGCGGTAATGAGTATACAATGCTTTCATTCGTACATGGGGTTATATTAAGCGCTTTAGTTCCGTTTATTTTGCCTTTAATACTAATGTTACCGATATAA
- a CDS encoding LysO family transporter, with amino-acid sequence MIIMLILISGVLLGYIFRKQLKNKNLSNIINLTLILLVFFIGVSTGKMETNAVSTVITSLEFCLLTMFVTLIIATVIMNKMKTRKLSKN; translated from the coding sequence ATGATAATCATGCTAATTTTGATATCTGGGGTATTGCTGGGCTATATCTTCAGAAAACAATTAAAGAACAAAAATTTATCCAACATTATAAATTTAACGTTAATTTTATTGGTATTTTTCATAGGCGTTTCCACAGGAAAAATGGAGACAAATGCAGTATCCACAGTTATAACTTCATTAGAATTTTGTCTTTTAACAATGTTTGTAACCTTGATAATTGCCACAGTTATAATGAATAAGATGAAAACACGTAAATTATCTAAAAATTAA
- a CDS encoding 2-oxoacid:ferredoxin oxidoreductase subunit beta, which produces MHPSIKHMREDRLPHIFCAGCGNGIVLNCFINAMERQKLDTDDIIAISGIGCSSRVPGYLNCDSLHTTHGRPIAFALGTKVARQDKKVVVFTGDGDTSAIGGNHFLHGCRRNIDMTVICINNNIYGMTGGQCSPTTPHEKKATTAPYGNPENPLDLCNVAKAAGASYVARWTTAHPIQLANSIKKGMEKKGFAFIEVVSQCPTYYGRFNVSKKPADMMTFLKDSSLRAAKAEKMSPEELIDKVIIGEFQDIEKPEYIEQLKKLQDL; this is translated from the coding sequence GTGCATCCTTCAATAAAACATATGCGTGAAGATAGATTACCTCACATATTCTGTGCAGGTTGTGGAAATGGGATTGTATTAAACTGTTTTATAAATGCTATGGAAAGGCAGAAATTAGATACCGATGATATAATAGCAATTTCAGGAATTGGGTGCTCTTCTAGAGTTCCAGGCTATTTAAACTGTGATTCATTGCACACTACTCACGGTCGACCGATTGCTTTTGCTTTGGGGACAAAAGTAGCAAGACAGGATAAAAAAGTAGTTGTATTTACAGGTGACGGGGATACATCTGCAATTGGTGGAAATCACTTTTTACATGGTTGTAGAAGAAATATTGATATGACCGTTATTTGCATTAACAACAACATATATGGTATGACAGGAGGGCAGTGCTCACCTACAACGCCACACGAGAAAAAGGCAACTACAGCACCTTACGGAAACCCCGAAAATCCATTAGATTTGTGCAATGTTGCAAAAGCTGCAGGTGCTTCGTATGTTGCGAGATGGACAACAGCTCATCCAATACAACTTGCTAATTCAATCAAAAAAGGAATGGAAAAGAAAGGTTTTGCATTCATCGAAGTAGTTTCACAATGCCCTACATACTACGGTAGATTTAACGTTTCCAAGAAACCTGCTGATATGATGACATTCTTAAAAGATAGTAGTTTAAGAGCTGCTAAAGCTGAAAAAATGAGTCCTGAAGAATTAATTGATAAAGTTATTATTGGAGAATTCCAAGATATTGAAAAACCAGAATACATTGAACAATTGAAAAAATTACAGGATTTATAA
- a CDS encoding 2-oxoacid:ferredoxin oxidoreductase subunit gamma — translation MRKEVRFSGFGGQGIILAGVILGKAISLYGGKNAVQTQSYGPEARGGASKSEVVISEEEIDFPKVILPDVLISMSQPAFDKYGEEIKENATILIDKDLVSVPEEYESKNKVYKIPFTEIANKEIGLGIVANIVMLGSLTKILDVDPEIVKKALLESVPKGTEKKNTLAFEKGYDYIQ, via the coding sequence ATGAGAAAAGAAGTAAGATTTTCAGGATTTGGCGGTCAGGGTATCATATTAGCCGGTGTTATATTGGGCAAAGCCATATCATTATACGGCGGTAAAAACGCAGTTCAAACACAATCCTACGGTCCAGAAGCTAGAGGTGGGGCAAGTAAGTCCGAAGTAGTAATATCTGAGGAAGAAATAGATTTTCCAAAAGTTATATTACCTGATGTACTTATATCAATGTCACAACCTGCTTTTGACAAATATGGGGAAGAGATAAAAGAAAATGCTACCATTTTAATCGATAAAGATCTTGTAAGTGTTCCTGAAGAATACGAATCAAAAAATAAGGTTTACAAAATCCCATTCACCGAAATCGCAAATAAAGAAATTGGTTTGGGTATTGTTGCAAATATTGTTATGCTCGGCTCCTTAACAAAAATATTAGATGTAGACCCGGAAATAGTTAAAAAAGCGCTTTTAGAAAGTGTTCCAAAAGGTACGGAAAAGAAAAATACCTTAGCATTTGAAAAAGGGTACGATTATATCCAATAA
- a CDS encoding double zinc ribbon domain-containing protein, with product MVTVIPLNEEEKASIIKGLRSAVPATKLVTLKRLVDLTEARPESFQYMDMYDKRSLNEIITSVEYIVTYDMDEVIKREAMVTLEKVKRTLGIKFFNSLTLCNKCNNIIDVGWEHCAHCGTSIENMVFEDVEFCKGCSKPVLPDWVHCTHCGIELKKKEDTIPKCRKCRREVDPTWLVCPFCGAKLR from the coding sequence ATGGTTACCGTTATACCCCTAAACGAAGAAGAAAAAGCAAGTATTATAAAGGGACTTAGAAGTGCCGTTCCAGCTACAAAATTAGTTACTTTAAAAAGATTAGTTGACCTTACTGAAGCTAGACCTGAATCATTTCAATACATGGACATGTATGACAAAAGGTCATTAAACGAAATTATAACCAGCGTGGAATATATCGTAACATATGATATGGATGAAGTCATTAAAAGAGAAGCTATGGTGACTTTAGAAAAAGTTAAAAGAACTTTAGGTATTAAATTCTTTAACAGTTTAACACTATGTAATAAGTGTAACAACATTATTGATGTAGGATGGGAACATTGTGCACATTGCGGTACCAGTATTGAAAACATGGTATTTGAGGATGTAGAATTCTGTAAAGGTTGTTCAAAGCCTGTTTTACCAGATTGGGTACATTGCACACATTGCGGTATTGAATTGAAGAAAAAAGAAGACACTATTCCAAAATGTAGAAAATGTAGGAGAGAAGTTGACCCTACATGGCTCGTTTGTCCATTCTGCGGTGCAAAATTAAGATAA
- a CDS encoding glycoside hydrolase family 57 protein: protein MYLSFNFEVHQPHRLNKFINNDMDLWGRYMDINLNRELFKTVSKKSYYPASYLLLDLIDEHDIKVSFSITGTFIEQALEYDNYLLDIFKDLVDTKNVELMTETYYHSLSCFISEEEFTDEIKKHQYMTKDLFKYEPKVFRNTELIYNNRVAKIVEDLGFKGIFTEGVDRVLEYGSPNYLYKTLSGLKVLLRNYSLSDDIGFRFSSNDWSEYPLTAEKYASWINGCNGDCVNLYMDYETIGEHHTKESGIFDFLTALPEQLAMLENIEYATPSDILDNCNSRGIINVFEHNTISWADMERDASAWLGNKMQDLAFQNLESLKNYINFFEYSKESQEYLLYKNLQTSDNFYYMCNKSSSDKDVHNYFSHFQSPYDAYGIYLNAIHDFKNYIILKSTNNEIIDDIWIKN from the coding sequence ATGTATTTATCTTTTAATTTCGAAGTACACCAACCACATAGGTTAAATAAATTTATAAATAATGATATGGATTTATGGGGTAGATATATGGATATAAATCTAAATAGGGAGCTTTTTAAGACTGTATCCAAGAAATCATACTACCCTGCAAGTTATTTGTTGTTAGATCTAATAGATGAGCACGATATAAAGGTTTCATTTAGTATAACCGGTACCTTTATAGAACAAGCTTTAGAATACGATAATTATCTTTTGGACATCTTTAAAGATTTGGTTGATACTAAAAACGTTGAATTAATGACCGAAACATATTATCATTCCTTAAGTTGTTTTATTTCCGAAGAGGAATTTACTGACGAAATAAAAAAGCATCAATATATGACAAAGGATTTATTTAAATACGAACCAAAAGTTTTTAGAAATACTGAATTGATATATAATAACCGGGTTGCAAAAATAGTCGAAGATTTGGGTTTTAAAGGTATATTTACTGAAGGTGTAGACCGTGTTTTGGAATACGGTTCTCCAAACTACTTGTATAAGACCCTTTCTGGTTTAAAGGTATTACTTAGAAACTACAGTTTAAGTGATGATATTGGATTTAGATTTTCATCCAATGATTGGTCAGAATATCCTTTAACGGCTGAAAAATATGCAAGTTGGATAAATGGTTGCAATGGTGATTGCGTGAACCTTTATATGGATTATGAGACTATTGGGGAGCATCACACCAAAGAAAGTGGCATTTTTGACTTTTTGACAGCGTTACCCGAACAATTAGCAATGTTAGAAAACATAGAATACGCTACACCGTCTGATATATTAGACAATTGTAATTCACGCGGTATTATTAATGTATTTGAGCATAATACTATTTCCTGGGCAGATATGGAGCGAGACGCAAGTGCTTGGTTAGGGAACAAAATGCAGGATTTAGCCTTTCAAAATTTAGAAAGTTTAAAAAATTATATAAATTTCTTCGAGTACTCTAAAGAATCTCAGGAATATTTGCTGTATAAAAATTTGCAAACCAGTGACAACTTCTATTACATGTGTAATAAATCTTCGAGTGATAAGGATGTTCATAACTATTTCAGTCATTTTCAAAGCCCTTATGATGCTTACGGTATTTATTTAAATGCAATACATGATTTTAAAAATTATATAATCTTAAAATCTACTAATAATGAAATTATAGATGATATTTGGATAAAAAATTAA
- a CDS encoding glycosyltransferase family 4 protein, protein MKIAMLTWEYPPLIVGGLSIHCKNLAEALVKMGHEVDVITTGEVMYTSKPELVNGVNVYRVKPMIKEGEDFLSWSLLMASEMEKKLGDLEIDKYDLIHCHDWMTSKVGINLKYLLNKPYIQSIHSTEYGRCSGINSKISEIINEMEFLSVFEADEVITVSNSSKKELCSIFSAPDNKIHTIYNGINLSEYCVTQDSDELSEFRDELGIKNNDYMLLYVGRLEHQKGVNYLIRAFRILSDKYKNLKLVLVGEGSQHDYLKSLSENLCCNKNMIFTGFKNGDELKKLYCCADICVVPSIYEPFGLVALESMASETPLVVSNTGGLSEIVNSKNGIKVEPKNPKKLAVAISKLIENNEFRNNIINNAKNDLLNYSWDNIAYNTSEIYKKAVKNKLDSKNDSSSEISERI, encoded by the coding sequence ATGAAAATAGCAATGCTAACGTGGGAATATCCTCCATTAATCGTAGGGGGTTTATCCATCCATTGTAAGAATTTAGCAGAGGCTTTGGTTAAAATGGGTCATGAAGTGGATGTTATAACTACTGGGGAAGTTATGTACACGTCTAAACCCGAATTAGTAAACGGTGTTAACGTTTATCGTGTAAAACCAATGATAAAAGAGGGCGAAGATTTCCTATCGTGGTCACTGTTAATGGCTAGTGAAATGGAGAAGAAATTAGGCGATTTAGAAATAGATAAATACGATTTAATTCACTGCCATGATTGGATGACGTCGAAAGTTGGAATAAATTTAAAATACCTCTTAAATAAACCTTATATCCAATCAATACACAGCACGGAATATGGACGCTGTAGTGGTATTAATTCAAAAATATCAGAAATAATAAATGAAATGGAGTTTCTAAGTGTTTTTGAAGCTGATGAAGTAATAACTGTAAGTAATTCTTCAAAAAAAGAATTATGTAGCATATTTAGCGCTCCAGATAATAAAATACATACAATTTATAACGGTATCAACCTCAGTGAATACTGTGTTACTCAAGATTCTGACGAATTATCTGAATTTAGGGATGAATTAGGCATAAAAAATAACGATTATATGTTACTGTACGTCGGTCGTTTAGAGCATCAAAAAGGCGTTAATTATCTTATACGAGCATTTAGGATATTATCCGACAAATATAAAAATTTAAAGCTAGTATTGGTGGGTGAAGGCTCGCAACATGATTATTTAAAGTCTCTTTCCGAAAATCTATGTTGTAATAAGAATATGATATTTACGGGCTTTAAAAATGGGGATGAATTAAAGAAATTATACTGCTGTGCAGATATTTGTGTGGTTCCTTCAATATATGAGCCTTTTGGTTTAGTTGCACTGGAATCTATGGCTTCAGAAACCCCGCTCGTAGTTAGCAACACTGGTGGACTATCAGAGATTGTAAATTCAAAAAATGGAATTAAAGTTGAGCCAAAAAATCCCAAAAAGCTGGCAGTGGCAATATCCAAATTAATTGAAAATAATGAATTTAGAAATAATATAATTAATAATGCTAAAAACGATTTATTAAATTATAGCTGGGATAATATAGCATATAACACTTCAGAAATATATAAAAAAGCCGTTAAAAATAAATTAGACTCTAAAAATGATAGTTCTTCAGAAATAAGTGAAAGAATTTAA